A part of Armatimonadota bacterium genomic DNA contains:
- a CDS encoding tetratricopeptide repeat protein, whose protein sequence is MDPAEVSAKLAEAMKAKKAGDIDGALKLTTEVLRAHPENVEANWITAWLLADKDDTALAIGQFERVMKLGLDGEKAKQAAAALKRLKARQG, encoded by the coding sequence ATGGATCCCGCCGAAGTATCCGCCAAACTCGCGGAAGCGATGAAGGCGAAGAAGGCTGGAGACATTGACGGCGCGCTGAAGCTCACCACAGAAGTCCTTCGCGCACATCCTGAGAACGTGGAAGCGAACTGGATCACCGCCTGGCTGCTCGCAGACAAAGACGATACGGCTCTTGCCATCGGTCAGTTCGAGCGCGTGATGAAACTCGGGCTCGACGGGGAGAAGGCCAAGCAGGCCGCCGCAGCGCTCAAGCGGCTCAAAGCACGCCAGGGCTAA
- a CDS encoding (Fe-S)-binding protein, protein MSDLDRQFIADELLRCSRCGYCMSVCPTFAVKRDERAVARGRNELVRRALAGGARELAELRGPLNDCLLCGACRTACFGCVETADVMARARSIWQDERGLPLAQRVVFRNVLADPPLMRHLMRLVSLGYGVGLRELASHLPGLHSILPSLDNACQMVPEMPRRFLRDCLPELGFVPGSGPLGDVWTLAGAWDDGPKILYFLGCGADYQLPRQGEAAIRLLQRFSSCVLVAANRCCGLPPYAYGDFDGSAQLAQANVRTISAAGADLVVSECASCSGFMRKWPDLLAGTDAEQTSHQLLSVTCDLTRFLAEQDWGEMESLLEGGSVTFHDPCHLSRGQGVVEEPRILLREVARMDFRELPEADWCCGGAGTYAVTHPQTSDRILDRKVRNIQSTGAGLVCTACPACVAQLRRGVSRDRSGPRVQHIAETLCDALNIPLTSWQKQKEKPDG, encoded by the coding sequence ATGTCCGACCTGGACCGCCAATTCATCGCCGACGAACTGCTTCGCTGCAGCCGCTGCGGGTACTGCATGTCCGTGTGCCCGACTTTCGCGGTGAAGCGGGATGAGCGTGCGGTCGCCCGGGGCCGAAACGAACTGGTGCGCCGGGCACTCGCCGGCGGGGCACGGGAACTCGCCGAACTGCGCGGTCCTCTCAACGATTGCTTGCTGTGCGGGGCCTGCAGGACTGCGTGTTTCGGCTGCGTGGAGACCGCTGATGTGATGGCGCGCGCGCGGTCGATTTGGCAGGACGAGCGCGGTCTGCCGCTGGCGCAGCGTGTGGTCTTTCGCAATGTGCTGGCTGATCCGCCGCTGATGCGGCACCTGATGCGCCTGGTATCTCTCGGCTACGGGGTGGGGCTGCGGGAACTGGCGTCGCACCTGCCCGGCCTGCACTCAATACTGCCCAGTCTCGACAACGCCTGCCAGATGGTGCCCGAGATGCCTCGGCGGTTCCTCCGGGACTGCCTGCCCGAACTTGGTTTCGTCCCCGGAAGCGGCCCGCTGGGTGATGTGTGGACGCTGGCTGGAGCCTGGGACGATGGTCCGAAGATTCTGTACTTTCTGGGGTGCGGGGCCGACTACCAACTGCCCCGCCAGGGGGAGGCCGCGATACGCCTGCTCCAAAGGTTTTCGTCCTGTGTCCTCGTGGCCGCCAATCGCTGCTGTGGCCTGCCGCCCTACGCGTACGGTGATTTCGATGGCTCGGCGCAACTTGCACAGGCGAACGTCCGGACGATCTCGGCCGCCGGAGCTGATCTCGTGGTGTCCGAGTGCGCCAGTTGCAGCGGCTTCATGCGCAAGTGGCCCGATCTCCTGGCGGGAACGGATGCGGAACAGACATCACACCAGCTTCTTTCAGTCACCTGCGACCTGACCCGCTTCCTCGCGGAACAGGACTGGGGCGAGATGGAGAGCTTGCTGGAAGGCGGTTCGGTGACTTTCCACGACCCGTGTCACCTTTCGCGTGGGCAGGGCGTGGTTGAGGAGCCTCGGATCCTCCTGCGCGAGGTGGCCCGCATGGACTTCCGCGAACTGCCCGAAGCGGACTGGTGTTGCGGCGGCGCGGGTACCTATGCGGTAACCCATCCGCAGACGTCAGACCGGATACTCGACCGCAAGGTGCGCAACATTCAGTCAACTGGGGCGGGTCTGGTCTGTACTGCCTGCCCGGCCTGCGTTGCGCAACTCAGACGCGGGGTGTCACGTGACCGGTCCGGACCCAGGGTGCAGCACATTGCAGAGACGCTGTGTGATGCGCTGAACATCCCTTTGACCTCTTGGCAGAAACAGAAGGAAAAGCCTGACGGGTAG